A genomic region of Parambassis ranga chromosome 7, fParRan2.1, whole genome shotgun sequence contains the following coding sequences:
- the tp73 gene encoding tumor protein p73 isoform X2, whose translation MSQSTVTEEGGTFEHLWSSLEPDSTYFELPPSSQPGEHPVPSTSTPGNHRVSMDIYNMRDMNDNVMSQYNLLSSSMESLGSRATSASPYSSENASSSAVPTPSPYSQPNSTFEGLSPAPAIPSNTDYPGPHAFQVSFQQSSTAKSATWTYSPLLKKLYCQIAKTCPIQIKLSSSPPHGSIIRAMPVYKKAEHVTEVVKRCPNHELGREFNDGQVAPASHLIRVEGNNLCQYVDDPVTGRQSVFTPYESPQVGTEFTTILYNFMCNSSCVGGMNRRPILIIITLETRDGQVLGRRSFEGRICACPGRDRKADEDHFREQQALNESVAKNGGAAKRNFKQSPPNIPSPNINMRKRRHGEEEIYYIPVRGRDNFELLMKIKDSLELVELVPQPLVDSYRQQTQQQLLQRPSHIASPSSPLSNMNKLHPHGGLGKPASVNQLVGQQPQQHHTASSSIAHMGSMLNSHHMQANGDMNGGHSSQNIASHCSPPPPYNPDPSLVSFLTSLGCQNFIEYFTSQGLQSMYHLQTLSMEDLGALKIPEHSRLAIWRGLQDMKQGAPQLQLPTSTHHHDYHGQQLLRSSSNMAASAMAAIGAGGELQRQRVMEAVHFHVRHTITIPNRPGVIGTSGMGSAADEWADFGFDMPDCKVSRNKHAIKEEFMESDVH comes from the exons ATGTCCCAGTCCACTGTCACTGAAGAAGGAGGCACCTTTGAGCACCTGTGGAGCTCCCT GGAGCCAGACAGCACTTATTTTGAGCTCCCGCCAAGCAGCCAGCCAGGTGAACACCCAGTGCCTTCTACCAGCACCCCAGGGAACCACCGGGTCTCCATGGACATCTACAACATGAGAGACATGAACGACAATGTAATG TCCCAGTACAACttgctgagcagcagcatggagAGTTTGGGGAGCCGTGCGACGTCCGCCAGCCCCTACAGTTCCGAGAACGCCTCTTCATCAGCCGTGCCCACCCCCTCGCCCTACTCACAGCCCAACTCCACCTTTGAGGGCCTGTCGCCGGCCCCGGCCATTCCTTCAAACACCGACTACCCTGGGCCACACGCCTTCCAGGTGTCCTTCCAGCAGTCCAGCACTGCCAAGTCTGCAACATGGACC TACTCACCTTTGCTGAAGAAGCTCTACTGTCAGATTGCCAAAACATGTCCAATCCAGATCAAGCTGTCATCCTCGCCTCCACATGGCAGCATTATCAGGGCCATGCCTGTCTACAAGAAGGCAGAACACGTCACAGAAGTGGTCAAACGATGCCCCAACCACGAACTAGGACGCGAGTTCAACGATG GTCAAGTAGCCCCAGCCAGTCACTTGATCCGAGTGGAGGGAAACAACCTCTGCCAGTATGTGGATGATCCTGTTACTGGCCGGCAGAGTGTTTTTACACCCTATGAGTCTCCACAG gtgggcaCAGAGTTTACCACAATACTGTATAACTTCATGTgcaacagcagctgtgtgggtggTATGAACAGGAGAcccatcctcatcatcatcactttgGAAACCAGGGA tggTCAAGTCTTGGGAAGAAGGTCGTTTGAAGGTCGGATATGTGCATGTCCTGGCCGAGACCGTAAAGCTGATGAGGACCACTTTAGGGAACAGCAGGCCCTGAATGAGAGTGTGGCCAAAAATGGCGGCGCCGCCAAGCGCA ACTTTAAACAGAGTCCACCAAATATTCCAAGTCCAAATATTAACATGAGGAAGAGGCGGCATGGAGAAGAAGAGATTTACTATATTCCT GTTCGTGGGCGGGACAACTTTGAGCTGCTGATGAAAATTAAAGACAGCCTGGAGCTGGTGGAGTTGGTGCCTCAGCCGCTGGTGGACTCctacagacaacaaacacagcagcagctgctgcagagacc GAGCCACATCGcatccccctcctccccactgtccaacatgaaCAAACTGCATCCTCACGGAGGCCTAGGCAAACCAGCCTCAGTCAACCAGCTGGTGGGCCAGCAGCCCCAGCAACACcacactgcctcctcctccataGCTCATATGG GTTCCATGCTTAACAGCCACCACATGCAGGCCAATGGTGATATGAACGGTGGCCACAGCAGTCAGAATATTGCTTCTCACTGCAGCCCACCCCCTCCATATAACCCTGACCCCAGCCTTGTCAG TTTTCTCACCAGTCTGGGCTGTCAGAACTTCATTGAGTACTTCACCTCCCAAGGCCTGCAGTCCATGTATCATCTCCAAACTCTGTCCATGGAG GATTTAGGGGCACTGAAGATACCGGAGCACTCCCGTCTTGCCATCTGGCGAGGTCTGCAGGACATGAAGCAAGGCGCCCCACAGCTACAGCTGCCCACCTCAACTCATCACCATGACTACCATGGCCAGCAGCTGCTCCGTTccagcagcaacatggctgcctctgCGATGGCAGCCATTGGGGCTGGAGGGGAACTACAACGCCAGCGTGTCATGGAGGCTGTGCACTTTCATGTCCGCCACACCATCACTATCCCCAACAGGCCTGGTGTCATTGGGACATCGGGGATGGGATCAGCAGCAGATGAATGGGCTGACTTTGGTTTCGACATGCCTGACTGCAAGGTGTCGCGTAACAAGCATGCCATCAAGGAGGAATTCATGGAAAGTGATGTTCACTAA
- the tp73 gene encoding tumor protein p73 isoform X1, with protein MKDWRWIPLQRVICPSPDYLSSKMSQSTVTEEGGTFEHLWSSLEPDSTYFELPPSSQPGEHPVPSTSTPGNHRVSMDIYNMRDMNDNVMSQYNLLSSSMESLGSRATSASPYSSENASSSAVPTPSPYSQPNSTFEGLSPAPAIPSNTDYPGPHAFQVSFQQSSTAKSATWTYSPLLKKLYCQIAKTCPIQIKLSSSPPHGSIIRAMPVYKKAEHVTEVVKRCPNHELGREFNDGQVAPASHLIRVEGNNLCQYVDDPVTGRQSVFTPYESPQVGTEFTTILYNFMCNSSCVGGMNRRPILIIITLETRDGQVLGRRSFEGRICACPGRDRKADEDHFREQQALNESVAKNGGAAKRNFKQSPPNIPSPNINMRKRRHGEEEIYYIPVRGRDNFELLMKIKDSLELVELVPQPLVDSYRQQTQQQLLQRPSHIASPSSPLSNMNKLHPHGGLGKPASVNQLVGQQPQQHHTASSSIAHMGSMLNSHHMQANGDMNGGHSSQNIASHCSPPPPYNPDPSLVSFLTSLGCQNFIEYFTSQGLQSMYHLQTLSMEDLGALKIPEHSRLAIWRGLQDMKQGAPQLQLPTSTHHHDYHGQQLLRSSSNMAASAMAAIGAGGELQRQRVMEAVHFHVRHTITIPNRPGVIGTSGMGSAADEWADFGFDMPDCKVSRNKHAIKEEFMESDVH; from the exons ATGAAAGACTGGCGCTGGATACCTCTTCAAAG AGTGATCTGCCCGTCACCAGACTACCTATCCTCTAAGATGTCCCAGTCCACTGTCACTGAAGAAGGAGGCACCTTTGAGCACCTGTGGAGCTCCCT GGAGCCAGACAGCACTTATTTTGAGCTCCCGCCAAGCAGCCAGCCAGGTGAACACCCAGTGCCTTCTACCAGCACCCCAGGGAACCACCGGGTCTCCATGGACATCTACAACATGAGAGACATGAACGACAATGTAATG TCCCAGTACAACttgctgagcagcagcatggagAGTTTGGGGAGCCGTGCGACGTCCGCCAGCCCCTACAGTTCCGAGAACGCCTCTTCATCAGCCGTGCCCACCCCCTCGCCCTACTCACAGCCCAACTCCACCTTTGAGGGCCTGTCGCCGGCCCCGGCCATTCCTTCAAACACCGACTACCCTGGGCCACACGCCTTCCAGGTGTCCTTCCAGCAGTCCAGCACTGCCAAGTCTGCAACATGGACC TACTCACCTTTGCTGAAGAAGCTCTACTGTCAGATTGCCAAAACATGTCCAATCCAGATCAAGCTGTCATCCTCGCCTCCACATGGCAGCATTATCAGGGCCATGCCTGTCTACAAGAAGGCAGAACACGTCACAGAAGTGGTCAAACGATGCCCCAACCACGAACTAGGACGCGAGTTCAACGATG GTCAAGTAGCCCCAGCCAGTCACTTGATCCGAGTGGAGGGAAACAACCTCTGCCAGTATGTGGATGATCCTGTTACTGGCCGGCAGAGTGTTTTTACACCCTATGAGTCTCCACAG gtgggcaCAGAGTTTACCACAATACTGTATAACTTCATGTgcaacagcagctgtgtgggtggTATGAACAGGAGAcccatcctcatcatcatcactttgGAAACCAGGGA tggTCAAGTCTTGGGAAGAAGGTCGTTTGAAGGTCGGATATGTGCATGTCCTGGCCGAGACCGTAAAGCTGATGAGGACCACTTTAGGGAACAGCAGGCCCTGAATGAGAGTGTGGCCAAAAATGGCGGCGCCGCCAAGCGCA ACTTTAAACAGAGTCCACCAAATATTCCAAGTCCAAATATTAACATGAGGAAGAGGCGGCATGGAGAAGAAGAGATTTACTATATTCCT GTTCGTGGGCGGGACAACTTTGAGCTGCTGATGAAAATTAAAGACAGCCTGGAGCTGGTGGAGTTGGTGCCTCAGCCGCTGGTGGACTCctacagacaacaaacacagcagcagctgctgcagagacc GAGCCACATCGcatccccctcctccccactgtccaacatgaaCAAACTGCATCCTCACGGAGGCCTAGGCAAACCAGCCTCAGTCAACCAGCTGGTGGGCCAGCAGCCCCAGCAACACcacactgcctcctcctccataGCTCATATGG GTTCCATGCTTAACAGCCACCACATGCAGGCCAATGGTGATATGAACGGTGGCCACAGCAGTCAGAATATTGCTTCTCACTGCAGCCCACCCCCTCCATATAACCCTGACCCCAGCCTTGTCAG TTTTCTCACCAGTCTGGGCTGTCAGAACTTCATTGAGTACTTCACCTCCCAAGGCCTGCAGTCCATGTATCATCTCCAAACTCTGTCCATGGAG GATTTAGGGGCACTGAAGATACCGGAGCACTCCCGTCTTGCCATCTGGCGAGGTCTGCAGGACATGAAGCAAGGCGCCCCACAGCTACAGCTGCCCACCTCAACTCATCACCATGACTACCATGGCCAGCAGCTGCTCCGTTccagcagcaacatggctgcctctgCGATGGCAGCCATTGGGGCTGGAGGGGAACTACAACGCCAGCGTGTCATGGAGGCTGTGCACTTTCATGTCCGCCACACCATCACTATCCCCAACAGGCCTGGTGTCATTGGGACATCGGGGATGGGATCAGCAGCAGATGAATGGGCTGACTTTGGTTTCGACATGCCTGACTGCAAGGTGTCGCGTAACAAGCATGCCATCAAGGAGGAATTCATGGAAAGTGATGTTCACTAA
- the rer1 gene encoding protein RER1 isoform X2: protein MSEGDSVGESIHGKPSVISAFFTGIGQIYQSWLDKSTPFYAVRWAVTLLLTAVYMIRVYILQGWYIVTYALGIYHLNLFIAFLSPKVDPSLLDEDEGPSLPTKQNEEFRPFIRRLPEFKFWHSATKGIVIAMICTFFEAFNVPVFWPILVMYFIMLFCITMKRQIKHMIKYRYLPFTHGKRTYKEET from the exons ATGTCAGAAGGGGACAGTGTTGGAGAGTCAATCCATGGGAAACCGTCTGTAATCTCTGCCTTTTTCACAGGGATTGGACAG ATCTATCAGTCATGGTTAGACAAGTCAACACCATTCTATGCAGTAAGATGGGCTGTCACTCTACTACTTACTGCTGTCTACATGATCAGAGTATACATACTACAG GGTTGGTATATAGTAACATATGCTTTGGGAATCTACCATCTCAACCTGTTCATTGCTTTTCTATCGCCAAAGGTGGATCCCTCACTGCTTGACGAAG ATGAGGGCCCCTCCCTTCCCACCAAGCAGAACGAGGAGTTCCGCCCATTCATCAGGAGGTTGCCTGAATTCAAATTCTG GCACTCGGCAACAAAAGGCATCGTTATCGCCATGATTTGCACATTCTTTGAAGCCTTCAATGTGCCAGTGTTCTGGCCCATACTTGTAATGTACTTCATCATGCTCTTTTGCATCACCATGAAGAGGCAGATTAAG CATATGATCAAGTACAGATACCTGCCCTTCACACACGGGAAGAGGACATACAAAG AGGAAACATAA
- the rer1 gene encoding protein RER1 isoform X1: protein MSEGDSVGESIHGKPSVISAFFTGIGQIYQSWLDKSTPFYAVRWAVTLLLTAVYMIRVYILQGWYIVTYALGIYHLNLFIAFLSPKVDPSLLDEDEGPSLPTKQNEEFRPFIRRLPEFKFWHSATKGIVIAMICTFFEAFNVPVFWPILVMYFIMLFCITMKRQIKHMIKYRYLPFTHGKRTYKGKDDTGKPFAS, encoded by the exons ATGTCAGAAGGGGACAGTGTTGGAGAGTCAATCCATGGGAAACCGTCTGTAATCTCTGCCTTTTTCACAGGGATTGGACAG ATCTATCAGTCATGGTTAGACAAGTCAACACCATTCTATGCAGTAAGATGGGCTGTCACTCTACTACTTACTGCTGTCTACATGATCAGAGTATACATACTACAG GGTTGGTATATAGTAACATATGCTTTGGGAATCTACCATCTCAACCTGTTCATTGCTTTTCTATCGCCAAAGGTGGATCCCTCACTGCTTGACGAAG ATGAGGGCCCCTCCCTTCCCACCAAGCAGAACGAGGAGTTCCGCCCATTCATCAGGAGGTTGCCTGAATTCAAATTCTG GCACTCGGCAACAAAAGGCATCGTTATCGCCATGATTTGCACATTCTTTGAAGCCTTCAATGTGCCAGTGTTCTGGCCCATACTTGTAATGTACTTCATCATGCTCTTTTGCATCACCATGAAGAGGCAGATTAAG CATATGATCAAGTACAGATACCTGCCCTTCACACACGGGAAGAGGACATACAAAGGCAAGGACGACACAGGGAAACCTTTTGCTAGTTAA
- the tp73 gene encoding tumor protein p73 isoform X3, which yields MYYVKKKSQYNLLSSSMESLGSRATSASPYSSENASSSAVPTPSPYSQPNSTFEGLSPAPAIPSNTDYPGPHAFQVSFQQSSTAKSATWTYSPLLKKLYCQIAKTCPIQIKLSSSPPHGSIIRAMPVYKKAEHVTEVVKRCPNHELGREFNDGQVAPASHLIRVEGNNLCQYVDDPVTGRQSVFTPYESPQVGTEFTTILYNFMCNSSCVGGMNRRPILIIITLETRDGQVLGRRSFEGRICACPGRDRKADEDHFREQQALNESVAKNGGAAKRNFKQSPPNIPSPNINMRKRRHGEEEIYYIPVRGRDNFELLMKIKDSLELVELVPQPLVDSYRQQTQQQLLQRPSHIASPSSPLSNMNKLHPHGGLGKPASVNQLVGQQPQQHHTASSSIAHMGSMLNSHHMQANGDMNGGHSSQNIASHCSPPPPYNPDPSLVSFLTSLGCQNFIEYFTSQGLQSMYHLQTLSMEDLGALKIPEHSRLAIWRGLQDMKQGAPQLQLPTSTHHHDYHGQQLLRSSSNMAASAMAAIGAGGELQRQRVMEAVHFHVRHTITIPNRPGVIGTSGMGSAADEWADFGFDMPDCKVSRNKHAIKEEFMESDVH from the exons ATGTACTACGTAAAAAAGAAG TCCCAGTACAACttgctgagcagcagcatggagAGTTTGGGGAGCCGTGCGACGTCCGCCAGCCCCTACAGTTCCGAGAACGCCTCTTCATCAGCCGTGCCCACCCCCTCGCCCTACTCACAGCCCAACTCCACCTTTGAGGGCCTGTCGCCGGCCCCGGCCATTCCTTCAAACACCGACTACCCTGGGCCACACGCCTTCCAGGTGTCCTTCCAGCAGTCCAGCACTGCCAAGTCTGCAACATGGACC TACTCACCTTTGCTGAAGAAGCTCTACTGTCAGATTGCCAAAACATGTCCAATCCAGATCAAGCTGTCATCCTCGCCTCCACATGGCAGCATTATCAGGGCCATGCCTGTCTACAAGAAGGCAGAACACGTCACAGAAGTGGTCAAACGATGCCCCAACCACGAACTAGGACGCGAGTTCAACGATG GTCAAGTAGCCCCAGCCAGTCACTTGATCCGAGTGGAGGGAAACAACCTCTGCCAGTATGTGGATGATCCTGTTACTGGCCGGCAGAGTGTTTTTACACCCTATGAGTCTCCACAG gtgggcaCAGAGTTTACCACAATACTGTATAACTTCATGTgcaacagcagctgtgtgggtggTATGAACAGGAGAcccatcctcatcatcatcactttgGAAACCAGGGA tggTCAAGTCTTGGGAAGAAGGTCGTTTGAAGGTCGGATATGTGCATGTCCTGGCCGAGACCGTAAAGCTGATGAGGACCACTTTAGGGAACAGCAGGCCCTGAATGAGAGTGTGGCCAAAAATGGCGGCGCCGCCAAGCGCA ACTTTAAACAGAGTCCACCAAATATTCCAAGTCCAAATATTAACATGAGGAAGAGGCGGCATGGAGAAGAAGAGATTTACTATATTCCT GTTCGTGGGCGGGACAACTTTGAGCTGCTGATGAAAATTAAAGACAGCCTGGAGCTGGTGGAGTTGGTGCCTCAGCCGCTGGTGGACTCctacagacaacaaacacagcagcagctgctgcagagacc GAGCCACATCGcatccccctcctccccactgtccaacatgaaCAAACTGCATCCTCACGGAGGCCTAGGCAAACCAGCCTCAGTCAACCAGCTGGTGGGCCAGCAGCCCCAGCAACACcacactgcctcctcctccataGCTCATATGG GTTCCATGCTTAACAGCCACCACATGCAGGCCAATGGTGATATGAACGGTGGCCACAGCAGTCAGAATATTGCTTCTCACTGCAGCCCACCCCCTCCATATAACCCTGACCCCAGCCTTGTCAG TTTTCTCACCAGTCTGGGCTGTCAGAACTTCATTGAGTACTTCACCTCCCAAGGCCTGCAGTCCATGTATCATCTCCAAACTCTGTCCATGGAG GATTTAGGGGCACTGAAGATACCGGAGCACTCCCGTCTTGCCATCTGGCGAGGTCTGCAGGACATGAAGCAAGGCGCCCCACAGCTACAGCTGCCCACCTCAACTCATCACCATGACTACCATGGCCAGCAGCTGCTCCGTTccagcagcaacatggctgcctctgCGATGGCAGCCATTGGGGCTGGAGGGGAACTACAACGCCAGCGTGTCATGGAGGCTGTGCACTTTCATGTCCGCCACACCATCACTATCCCCAACAGGCCTGGTGTCATTGGGACATCGGGGATGGGATCAGCAGCAGATGAATGGGCTGACTTTGGTTTCGACATGCCTGACTGCAAGGTGTCGCGTAACAAGCATGCCATCAAGGAGGAATTCATGGAAAGTGATGTTCACTAA
- the LOC114438758 gene encoding taste receptor type 1 member 2-like, whose amino-acid sequence MKQVVAFLCLLGSFQHAVARCTVPASEFQLEGDYFIGGLFDIHQVGGPKRHDRPEAIDCSRQPLILSSYRRFQLMRFSVEEINNSTDLLPDVSLGYEMIDHCSDIENIPGALNLISVNNSIQPWVKPHKNVSKVIAVVGTYTSTETLTVAPLFMTDLIPMVTYGAASSVFSEKQNFPSLLRTVLSSRDVVEVIIAILQQFSWHWVGFLYSDNDYGKDGLQLFTDKIKNTEICLAYTIGLSHDTNYSSVFKQLMAQKVGVIAVFAPEWHAEDLIRSAIQLNVTKKVWIAGDAWSLNKRLPKEKGIQNIGTVLGVSEPKMEIPGFNDFLFSVKHLAHCENAELQMFCNQICNCSGLSAEDAIAADPSFSFPVYSAVYSIAHALHSAMQCKAGGCNGNITVYPHMVLSELKKLDFTLLNQNIQFDKNGDCMFGSYSIVFWNHRGAAQEVGFYRFHPSLEFFINVTDIQWYTKGEVPTSLCSPECPVGYKKKQDGLHKCCFICEICPHGAYINSTKDPYSCIYCKDTEWSEEGSTSCSVRTVEYLSFTDVEAVAIMFGNGAFVCLTTVVCVLFAINYNTPVVRSAGGPMCFLILGCLSLCSVSVFFYFGTPTVTSCILRSLPFLLFYTVCLACFVVRAFQIVCIFKMAAKFPKFHSWWMKYQGQWLIISAAFFTQVFLIFFGFYFAPPVPYNETVWYPDKIILSCDINLHTFWGCMIFPLILCSLCFIFSYMGKDLPKNYNEAKAITYCLFLLICTWIVFATVRILYRGKYIQVLSALAVLSSLYSFLLWYFFPKCSIIIFQPHKNTQQHFQGLIQSYTKTISQ is encoded by the exons ATGAAACAAGTTGTTGCTTTTCTGTGTCTGCTGGGATCCTTCCAACATGCAGTGGCTCGATGCACAGTTCCAGCCTCAGAGTTTCAGCTGGAAGGAGATTATTTCATAGGTGGCCTTTTTGACATTCATCAGGTCGGTGGGCCCAAGCGTCATGACAGGCCAGAGGCCATTGACTGCTCCAG GCAGCCTTTAATTCTGTCAAGTTATCGGAGGTTTCAGCTGATGAGGTTCTCTGTAGAGGAAATCAATAACTCTACTGATCTACTCCCGGATGTGTCACTTGGCTATGAAATGATTGACCACTGCTCAGATATAGAGAATATACCAGGTGCTTTGAACCTCATCTCTGTTAATAACTCAATCCAGCCTTGGGTTAAACCACACAAGAATGTATCCAAAGTGATAGCAGTGGTTGGCACCTATACAAGCACCGAGACGCTGACTGTAGCCCCACTATTCATGACGGACCTCATTCCCATG gtcACTTATGGAGCCGCTAGTTCTGTCTTTTCAGAAAAACAGAATTTCCCATCTCTGCTGCGTACAGTGCTTTCCAGTAGAGATGTTGTAGAAGTGATTATTGCCATTTTGCAGCAGTTCAGCTGGCACTGGGTTGGTTTCCTTTACAGTGATAATGATTATGGTAAAGATGGCCTGCAGCTGTTCACAGATAAGATTAAAAACACTGAGATATGCCTAGCATATACCATTGGCCTTAGTCATGACACAAATTACTCCTCAGTATTCAAACAGTTAATGGCACAGAAGGTAGGCGTCATCGCTGTTTTTGCTCCTGAATGGCATGCTGAAGATCTCATTAGGTCAGCAATACAGCTGAATGTCACTAAGAAGGTGTGGATAGCTGGGGATGCATGGTCCTTAAACAAAAGGCTTCCTAAGGAAAAGGGAATCCAAAATATTGGAACAGTGCTTGGAGTATCTGAGCCAAAAATGGAAATACCTGGTTTCAACGATTTCCTCTTTTCTGTCAAACATCTGGCTCATTGTGAAAATGCAGAACTGCAGATGTTTTGTAATCAGATTTGTAACTGCAGTGGCTTGAGTGCTGAAGATGCCATTGCTGCAGACCCGTCTTTCTCTTTTCCTGTGTATTCTGCTGTGTACTCCATCGCCCATGCCTTACACAGTGCCATGCAGTGTAAAGCTGGTGGGTGTAATGGCAACATTACAGTGTATCCTCACATG GTTCTATCAGAGCTGAAGAAGTTAGATTTTACCCTTTTGAACCAAAACATTCAGTTTGATAAGAATGGAGATTGCATGTTCGGCTCGTATTCAATAGTTTTTTGGAACCACCGTGGTGCTGCGCAAGAGGTCGGCTTTTACCGTTTTCATCCATCACTCGAATTCTTTATCAACGTCACAGACATTCAGTGGTACACAAAGGGAGAA GTGCCTACATCACTGTGTTCCCCTGAATGTCCTGTTGGATACAAGAAAAAACAAGATGGACTCCATAagtgctgttttatttgtgaAATCTGTCCACATGGAGCCTACATCAACAGCACAA AGGACCCCTACAGTTGCATCTACTGCAAGGACACCGAATGGTCTGAAGAAGGAAGCACTTCCTGCAGTGTGAGGACAGTGGAGTATCTGTCCTTCACAGATGTTGAGGCTGTAGCGATCATGTTTGGAAATGGGGCCTTTGTATGCCTCACAACagttgtgtgtgtcctctttgccATCAACTACAACACACCTGTGGTCAGATCGGCTGGAGGACCAATGTGCTTCCTCATTCTAGGCTGCCTCAGCCTCTGTAGTGTTAGTGtcttcttttattttggtacaCCAACAGTTACATCTTGTATCTTACGGTCCTTACCATTTCTTCTGTTCTACACTGTTTGTCTGGCATGCTTTGTTGTGCGCGCTTTTCAGATCGTGTGCAttttcaaaatggctgccaaGTTCCCAAAGTTCCACAGCTGGTGGATGAAATATCAAGGACAATGGCTGATCATATCAGCAGCATTTTTCACACAGGTGTTCTtaattttttttggtttttattttgcCCCACCTGTACCGTACAATGAAACGGTTTGGTATCCTGACAAAATCATACTCAGCTGTGACATCAACCTCCACACATTCTGGGGATGTATGATTTTTCCCTTAATTCTGTGCAGCCTTTGCTTTATTTTCTCCTATATGGGGAAAGATCTCCCAAAAAATTACAATGAGGCCAAAGCAATAACTTACTGCCTCTTTCTGCTGATCTGCACTTGGATCGTCTTTGCAACCGTGCGCATCCTCTATCGTGGCAAGTACATCCAAGTTCTCAGTGCTCTGGCAGTACTCTCCAGTCTCTACTCATTTCTGTTGTGGTATTTCTTTCCAAAATGTTCCATCATCATTTTTCAACCtcacaaaaatacacagcagCACTTCCAGGGTCTTATACAGAGTTATACTAAAACAATTAGCCAGTAG